A single genomic interval of Oleidesulfovibrio alaskensis DSM 16109 harbors:
- a CDS encoding DMT family transporter: MLWFVLALATAFFSAGEAVLFKRFFGDRPPYEMIVWPMAWSLPLFAGYLLLSDAPEVQQGFWSVMAVMLPLNMAAFLIQTWAIRLSPISLTVPFLSFTPAFMLGTGYVILGEAIPAQGVAGIACIVAGSWLLNRAPAASGRTCGAGAALLEPFRAVYREKGSMLMLLAAFIWSLTAVLSKKLALLGTPMYTAAMFFAIHNTLMLLLIFGFTRVSPRCLRERPLAGAALGVCMFGQIVFHYLAITLVAAAYMIAVKRLNGIISVVFGRLVFGERVTLWRTAGACVMGAGAAMIALAG, translated from the coding sequence ATGCTGTGGTTTGTTCTGGCTCTGGCCACTGCCTTTTTTTCTGCGGGTGAAGCTGTGCTCTTCAAGCGCTTTTTCGGCGACAGGCCGCCGTACGAGATGATTGTCTGGCCCATGGCCTGGAGCCTGCCCCTGTTTGCAGGATATCTGCTGCTGTCCGATGCACCCGAGGTGCAGCAGGGGTTCTGGAGCGTCATGGCTGTCATGCTGCCCCTCAATATGGCGGCGTTTCTTATACAGACATGGGCCATCAGGCTGTCCCCCATCTCGCTCACCGTTCCTTTTCTTTCATTTACACCGGCGTTCATGCTGGGCACCGGCTACGTTATTCTGGGTGAGGCGATACCGGCGCAGGGCGTGGCGGGTATTGCATGCATTGTGGCCGGCAGCTGGCTGCTTAACCGCGCTCCTGCCGCTTCAGGCAGAACCTGCGGCGCCGGTGCGGCCCTGCTGGAACCGTTCCGCGCGGTATACCGCGAAAAAGGCAGCATGCTTATGCTGCTGGCGGCTTTCATCTGGAGCCTGACCGCTGTCTTATCTAAAAAACTGGCCCTGCTGGGAACCCCCATGTACACCGCGGCCATGTTTTTCGCCATTCATAACACCTTGATGCTTCTGCTTATCTTCGGTTTTACCCGCGTCAGTCCGCGTTGTCTGCGTGAACGGCCTCTTGCCGGTGCCGCGCTGGGGGTATGCATGTTCGGCCAGATTGTCTTTCACTATCTTGCTATCACGCTGGTGGCGGCCGCGTATATGATAGCGGTCAAGCGGCTCAACGGGATCATTTCCGTTGTCTTCGGCCGTCTGGTTTTCGGCGAGCGGGTAACGCTGTGGCGAACTGCCG
- the rpmB gene encoding 50S ribosomal protein L28 encodes MGKQCEFCGKKPQTGNNVSHSNIKTKRRFMPNLQSARHQLPTGQIKTVSVCTRCLRSGAVVKPVVKKTA; translated from the coding sequence ATGGGAAAGCAATGTGAATTCTGCGGCAAAAAGCCCCAGACCGGCAATAATGTGAGCCACTCCAACATCAAGACCAAGCGCCGCTTCATGCCCAACCTGCAGAGCGCCCGCCATCAGCTGCCTACCGGTCAGATTAAGACCGTCAGCGTGTGCACCCGCTGCCTGCGCTCCGGTGCTGTGGTAAAGCCTGTGGTAAAGAAGACCGCATAA
- a CDS encoding YceD family protein — protein MPEFWILIKDIPAGGKEFSFDEPAIWENPIAEFSLPYAIRRPLTAQVFLLAQQDGVLVRGRITGQIAVPCDRCAEDAVIDIDHQFDSFELLPGDDTEDTGDDETIIGPAPDGAGAGMEMGRLLWEEFIVSLPAKPLCASGCKGLCPVCGKNLNDGKCGCDTEQYDPRLAALRGLKVTKH, from the coding sequence ATGCCTGAATTTTGGATCCTGATAAAAGACATTCCCGCCGGGGGCAAGGAATTTTCCTTCGACGAACCGGCCATCTGGGAAAATCCCATAGCGGAATTTTCCCTGCCCTATGCAATCCGGCGTCCCCTGACTGCGCAGGTCTTTCTGCTTGCCCAGCAGGACGGTGTTCTTGTAAGAGGACGCATCACCGGCCAGATAGCGGTACCCTGTGACCGCTGTGCCGAAGATGCCGTCATCGACATCGACCACCAGTTTGATTCTTTTGAACTGCTGCCCGGCGATGATACAGAAGACACCGGCGACGACGAAACCATTATCGGGCCCGCTCCTGACGGAGCCGGTGCCGGCATGGAAATGGGGCGTTTGCTGTGGGAAGAATTCATTGTATCGCTGCCTGCCAAGCCGCTTTGCGCCTCCGGCTGCAAAGGGCTGTGCCCGGTATGCGGAAAGAATCTCAATGACGGGAAATGCGGCTGCGACACAGAGCAGTACGACCCCCGTCTGGCCGCTTTGCGCGGCCTGAAAGTAACAAAGCACTAA
- the rpmF gene encoding 50S ribosomal protein L32, translated as MAVQQNKKSKSRKGMRRSHHRVAVPSVVYCACGEPALPHRVCNSCGSYNGRQVLRQDDEQ; from the coding sequence ATGGCTGTTCAACAGAACAAAAAATCCAAGTCCAGAAAGGGTATGCGTCGTTCTCACCACCGTGTGGCCGTTCCTTCGGTTGTGTACTGCGCCTGCGGCGAACCCGCACTGCCCCACCGTGTGTGCAACAGCTGCGGCTCCTACAACGGCCGTCAGGTGCTCAGGCAGGACGATGAGCAATAG